A single Pedobacter sp. PACM 27299 DNA region contains:
- a CDS encoding alpha-L-fucosidase, producing MNELKKSFIYLFLFFSTICTSFAQDIERWDKSSTGKENPNASWFQNAKFGMFIHWGLYSKLAGVWEGKDYYGSGEWLMNQAKIPAKAYEQVAKSFNPQKFNADEWADLAKDAGIKYMVITAKHHEGFAMYDSKVSDFNIVKASPYGKDPMKALANATRKRGIQFGFYYSQFLDWHEPNGGGNKWDFKEADKDYLKYYKDKSIPQLKELLTNYGDLGMVWFDMPGGLDKQQTQALVDEMHALQPKSLFSSRVGQGLGDYRTFGDSEVPATPIKGAWESIYTHNDSWGYISHDMNFKTPEEITQLLANVASKGGNLMLNIGPDGEGNIPYYSEKYLRETGKWLKKNGESIYGSTYGLVPAQPWGVTTSKPGKLFLHILNPPENGKIRVPGIHVKVTNIVQLGHKTTLKYEIKEQVLYVDLPSKTDPYHAVIEVAFNGQLNDGYLNNIPTVSASYPNNMLEVVHSKTSGAAKMQTLTYSHYFGDWKHTTCITDMIKPTDQTAFQFNITSPGDYKVLLEYACPEASAKQEGIMEFDHKTYKFQTLRTSEFNSSRPLLFIKHPVATITVLKPGIYALNLRPELNNTKELFKLKSVILQPIK from the coding sequence ATGAACGAGCTAAAAAAATCCTTCATTTACTTATTTTTATTTTTCTCCACAATCTGTACATCTTTTGCGCAGGACATCGAAAGATGGGATAAAAGCAGTACTGGAAAAGAAAATCCGAATGCCTCCTGGTTTCAAAATGCCAAGTTTGGCATGTTTATCCATTGGGGGTTATATTCTAAATTGGCAGGCGTATGGGAGGGTAAAGATTATTATGGCAGCGGCGAGTGGCTGATGAACCAGGCCAAGATTCCTGCGAAGGCATATGAGCAGGTTGCCAAGAGTTTTAACCCGCAAAAATTTAATGCTGATGAATGGGCAGACCTGGCGAAGGATGCAGGGATCAAATATATGGTCATTACCGCAAAACATCATGAAGGTTTCGCGATGTACGATTCTAAGGTAAGCGATTTCAACATCGTAAAAGCATCGCCTTATGGCAAGGACCCGATGAAAGCATTGGCCAATGCAACGAGAAAAAGAGGGATTCAATTTGGCTTTTATTATTCTCAATTTCTGGATTGGCACGAGCCGAATGGCGGCGGCAATAAATGGGACTTTAAAGAGGCCGACAAAGATTATTTAAAATATTATAAGGACAAGTCCATCCCGCAGCTAAAAGAATTGCTGACTAATTATGGCGACCTGGGTATGGTCTGGTTTGACATGCCAGGAGGACTAGATAAACAGCAAACACAGGCCTTAGTTGATGAAATGCATGCCCTGCAGCCGAAAAGCCTTTTTAGCAGCCGTGTGGGACAAGGGCTAGGAGATTACCGTACTTTCGGCGATTCTGAGGTTCCGGCAACGCCGATAAAAGGTGCCTGGGAATCTATTTACACCCATAACGATTCCTGGGGTTACATCAGTCATGATATGAATTTCAAAACACCAGAAGAAATCACGCAGCTATTAGCCAATGTAGCCTCCAAAGGAGGAAATCTGATGCTCAATATCGGTCCGGACGGAGAAGGAAACATCCCTTATTACTCGGAAAAATATCTTAGGGAGACTGGAAAATGGCTAAAGAAAAATGGGGAGAGCATTTATGGAAGTACCTATGGCCTTGTCCCTGCCCAGCCATGGGGCGTTACCACTTCCAAACCAGGAAAGTTATTCCTGCATATCCTTAATCCTCCGGAAAATGGAAAAATCAGGGTTCCTGGAATCCATGTTAAAGTGACAAATATTGTCCAGCTTGGCCACAAAACTACCTTGAAATATGAAATTAAAGAGCAGGTACTTTATGTAGACCTTCCTTCGAAAACTGATCCTTACCATGCGGTCATTGAAGTCGCGTTTAATGGACAGCTCAATGATGGTTACCTCAACAATATACCTACGGTTTCCGCTTCCTACCCTAACAATATGCTGGAAGTAGTTCATTCAAAAACCAGCGGCGCTGCTAAAATGCAGACCTTAACCTACAGTCATTATTTTGGCGATTGGAAGCATACCACCTGCATCACAGATATGATAAAACCAACAGATCAAACCGCTTTCCAATTTAACATCACCTCTCCCGGCGACTATAAAGTACTCTTGGAATATGCTTGTCCAGAGGCCAGTGCAAAACAAGAAGGGATTATGGAATTTGACCATAAAACCTATAAATTTCAAACTTTAAGGACTTCTGAATTCAATTCCAGCAGACCTTTGCTATTTATTAAGCATCCTGTAGCGACAATCACCGTTCTAAAACCAGGAATATATGCCTTGAACTTAAGACCTGAACTGAACAATACCAAAGAACTGT
- a CDS encoding acyltransferase yields the protein MEDQLRTEQAILNYKEKITWLDLLKVIAVFMVIVAHANDSIILNQDGNFNFEWGTYIGSLYRFSLPLFVLISGVLLLPTKLNTIDFYKKRLWRILPALLFWGVAYVLFEGLVLQQKSWDKIWMEIVRLPLSFGDASPHLWYLYMLAGLYLMIPIISPWLAKATKRELELVLSIFIFSTFIPYLKFLTGLAFGMSDWNEFHSFYYLSGFIGYLLMGYYLYTYLPGWSILTKRTAGAVLFLTGYGITYYLSISVPFSIPNIEMVWYYCSPNVLLEAVGVFLMVEGMTLKKGIFTKIIQTIAKYSFGIFLIHYFFIGIIFRYLAAQFDLHEGLNVLMSSLMTLLLSFIAVWLLTRLNWMQKLLM from the coding sequence ATGGAAGACCAATTGAGGACAGAGCAGGCGATATTGAATTATAAAGAGAAGATTACCTGGTTGGATTTACTAAAAGTGATTGCCGTTTTTATGGTCATCGTGGCGCATGCTAATGATAGTATCATCTTAAATCAGGATGGTAATTTTAATTTTGAGTGGGGAACATATATCGGTTCTCTATACCGTTTTTCGCTGCCTTTATTTGTATTGATTTCTGGAGTTTTACTGCTGCCAACCAAACTTAATACCATAGATTTTTATAAAAAAAGACTCTGGAGAATCCTTCCGGCATTGCTATTCTGGGGTGTCGCTTATGTGTTGTTTGAGGGATTGGTTCTCCAGCAGAAATCCTGGGATAAAATTTGGATGGAGATCGTTCGGCTGCCCCTAAGTTTTGGTGATGCCTCCCCGCATTTATGGTATCTGTATATGTTGGCGGGCCTTTATTTAATGATTCCCATCATCTCCCCATGGCTGGCTAAGGCCACAAAAAGAGAGCTGGAATTGGTCCTGTCCATCTTTATTTTCTCTACTTTTATTCCCTACCTGAAGTTTTTAACCGGCTTGGCTTTTGGCATGTCTGACTGGAATGAATTCCATTCTTTTTACTATTTATCGGGCTTCATCGGTTATTTATTGATGGGGTACTATCTCTATACTTACCTGCCAGGATGGAGTATACTGACTAAAAGAACTGCTGGTGCCGTCTTATTTCTAACTGGTTATGGCATTACTTATTACCTCAGCATCAGTGTTCCTTTTTCTATCCCAAATATTGAAATGGTATGGTATTACTGTTCCCCGAATGTGCTTTTGGAAGCAGTGGGGGTGTTTTTAATGGTGGAGGGCATGACTTTAAAAAAGGGTATTTTCACAAAGATTATTCAAACTATTGCCAAGTATTCATTTGGTATTTTTTTAATACACTACTTCTTTATAGGCATTATTTTCAGATACCTTGCTGCGCAGTTTGACCTTCATGAGGGATTAAATGTATTGATGTCCAGTTTAATGACTTTATTGCTGTCCTTTATAGCTGTTTGGCTGCTGACCAGACTGAACTGGATGCAAAAGTTGCTCATGTAG
- a CDS encoding helix-turn-helix domain-containing protein, whose product MIKKPHLGRNLSRIRGYYGMKQTTLAKALGISQQAVSKMEQKNDIGDDLLLKIAKILNVKLSLFKKLNPELGVQNMNTIHDIENNSDMGLILQLMKRLLENGKRNQ is encoded by the coding sequence ATGATCAAGAAACCCCATTTAGGAAGAAACCTAAGCCGAATTCGCGGCTACTACGGAATGAAACAAACCACATTAGCTAAAGCACTGGGCATTAGTCAGCAAGCTGTTTCAAAAATGGAACAGAAGAATGATATTGGGGATGATTTGCTCCTAAAAATTGCGAAAATCCTAAATGTAAAGCTCAGTCTATTCAAAAAGCTTAATCCTGAACTTGGTGTGCAAAACATGAATACCATCCATGATATAGAAAATAATAGTGATATGGGACTTATCCTCCAACTGATGAAAAGACTCCTGGAAAACGGCAAAAGGAATCAGTAG